In Dysidea avara chromosome 6, odDysAvar1.4, whole genome shotgun sequence, the genomic stretch ATTTCTCACTGACACCAAATGTTTGAGTAGCCTTAAGCGTTAGTGTTCTTGTACATGTGTTACAAATGGGTGCCTTTGATCTGTGCATGCCCCTTACCACAAAACGAATAATACACCCATTtcgtttgtatctgatttgtaaatatCTCTGCCCTCCACCTGTGGCCCTTGATATTTACAAATTAATCAGacacaaacctcatgggtgtgttcaACTTGTATACAATGAAGTTTATtattaagggtgctcgctgatatttgaagccgtttaagtgccagcccagaaaccacatgcggctattacatcataattggcattactacgcatacttgtagtatccgtGTTAAGTGGACATGTTTTGCACCAGAGAACACGAGGAAGAATAGCTCGAAGAATAGCATGTTATTTCGCTTTAGAatcgtcactgaagtgttagcaaatgattgtctgatggatcaacagttatgaattaatttaaaagtaagtgttatttaaggcaacaagtgtgaacgcacttttcgcttgtaggcaacatgcgttcgtgccttgttttctcgagtgatagggtatgctggtagttagtattgtaattgtaagctgcttatgtaggggacaatgttaccagctggaatcacaaggcgttacaagctgatgatgatggcgtgcctagcgtaacctatccaagagcgacttggagactccaggcggagcaagaagctgttcctgtgtgtgaagaagagaaaacagagctttttgtgtttagaacagcgtttatgacatgttattttgaaaagttggtgattgcggtcaataggaatttgtgtggttattgtatcaataatgttgggcgcacgcaatctttacacatgtttactaaaaataaaactagtttttgagtgatacccgtgaaggcttcaaagtttgtagggagattcgctgataaattctccagaggtctatgtttagattttgtccgtagcgttatggcttcatgagttacggcaccgagaacatgaggttttgaatggtgtagcacacttttagtactaacttaagttctatgtacgctgtgtactaatactaaacatagagttgtgagttataagctgaagtttgttcaacgtggtttccagtgcgctactgcgaaaaatggaggactagtttcgatttaagcgcttcataaagaactacgcatagttataaaatggtataggctagaagaattctgtttggtttgtgttgaagagaaagagaagcacttccaacgcaagtagcatatggattcattttatacattatgtgagtattagcaacaatacaaaaaatgcatgttgtatggcttcaaatagccgcgagcacccttaatgTGTGGATAACTGGAATGATAGCACCTGCATATGCTTTAGTAAATAAACTGGTCAGGACAATTGGTCGGTCTTAAATTATTTTGTGCTTACCACAAGTGTATGGAAATCAGTACAAAGAGTTGCCCATGCTGGTTCACTGGACATATTAAATGCCACACCTTCAACatagtagccacacttgagTGGTACCATTAGGGCTTAAACATTCATTTTTGAACATTGAGTGGTGGTCAAGGTTGCTATCCTAACTGAAATCACTAGGACATGAAATTTGTGCTAAGATTGGCAAGTTTATTTCCAAGCTAAATGTGTACTTAACCCTAACAGCTTGTTAAAACCTGAACTCCCAATACAATATTGCTATTGAATGGTTAGCAACCTGAATGTGTTCATAGGTAAAATTGGACTGCTTGTTTAGGATATCCTATATGGGATCAATGCCTCCCCCCTGTTGATTCTAGTGACTTCAGTACCTTATTTAGAATCCACTGTTAATTGATAAGCATGGTACACATAGCAGTGAGGTGTACTAACCGATATAGACTTGTAGTTCTTTTGATATTGTAAAATAGCTGAGAACAGATTCCATACAGAGAACTCAGGCCACAGTACATCTTGAAAAGACAAACAAGAGTAGGATGACTGCCATAATAGGAAGTCACTAAGTCGGACTTCCCCTGATGTCCTTATTAGGAGATCTGGTGGTGGTGAATCCTCTGTGTATAAACATTGCTCTAACAGGTCCTCAGTGATGTCACTATATATAGGGAAAAacgtgtgagtgtgtgtagcgtgttgtgcgcgtgtgtgtgtgtgttgtgcgcacatgtgtatgtagttttGTTGTGCACGTGCGTACAGACCTTGGTTGAAGGAGGCCTTCTTCTATCCCAGTAGCCATTCTCTTAACAGCTTCAGTCATTTCATGTTGGGAGGAGTAGGCAAAGCAGACGTTAAGGAAGGCATTATTGTTGTCACGGGACATAGTCACCACCCTAGCAACTTGTTCAAGAACATCCTTGGGAAGAAGACTGTGATCTCCAAGCACTCGCACACGAATACCATGCTTCATAATAAATTCCCTAGCAGACACAAATCATGTAAAAAAAGTTGTGCACTATATAGATGTAAACACACATACAGCAAACTTTCAACTATTGGAGAACAATATACGGTAGTGTTAATCTAAAAACTTTGTTGTGAGCCCATTTTCAATGGAAACAATAATTCAACCATAAACGAAGCTTTTGGTTTTATTCAGCTTTTGAAAATATCACAGTTCCCCTTACATGGGCAGTTTTAGATTTATAGTAGTACATAATAAGTCTTGTACATGTAGTATGTTAAAGGGAGAACTATACAGGCCACAGGGAGTCACTCCACACATTCAATACACTTGAACATACATCACGTCATCATTTCAAACTACACAATCTAAGTTTTTAGCTTTTATCCATTACAATATTCCTACACACCTCACAAcattacatatatacacatcCAGTTCTAAAAGCATACCGTTTTTGAAGAACTTGTGAAAACTTTTGTCTTGCTAATTCCATCAATCCTTCCACTTCTTCTTTGGATCTCTTAAAGTTGTCCACACTAAAAGCATACACTGTTACCTCCTTGATGCCAAGATGTAAACACCAGTCTAACGTCTGTAGAGTAAACAAGTCCAATTAacatctacacacacacacacacacacacacacacacacacacacacacacactgtacgaGTAAACATACTAGATatgaagtacagtggaacctctctattacagacattCTGGGAACCAGAATTTTGCTATAAtataatatagaggttttcctctaaaaaatgtattaaccagaacctgttgggaccaaaaattGTGTCCTTTTTATAGAGGTTTATTCTATTGTGTCCTAGGAGTTTGATAAGAGAGGTTtcaatatatatgtgacctaattttagaaaaccgtcgatatacacacatttatc encodes the following:
- the LOC136258164 gene encoding dehydrodolichyl diphosphate synthase complex subunit DHDDS-like, which produces MSDDDERSSIANSWFWSLCCRVLKAGHIPKHAAFIMDGNRRFAKKMQYERQQGHVLGFEKLAETLDWCLHLGIKEVTVYAFSVDNFKRSKEEVEGLMELARQKFSQVLQKREFIMKHGIRVRVLGDHSLLPKDVLEQVARVVTMSRDNNNAFLNVCFAYSSQHEMTEAVKRMATGIEEGLLQPSDITEDLLEQCLYTEDSPPPDLLIRTSGEVRLSDFLLWQSSYSCLSFQDVLWPEFSVWNLFSAILQYQKNYKSISEAKATFLTQRRNNQLEVDRNYLLQNDTSLAHPHELDTKISELEHTREKRQREFLAHLHHKQQTYLESFVH